ataagtatgtatttatctatataagtatgtatatcgtcgcctagcacccatagtacaagctttgcttagtttggggctaggttgatctgtgtaagatgtccccaatattaattatttatatattttatttatttatataaaggtACTCATATTAAACTCCTAGTACTGctggttatttaaatatgattttttttaaagacatgtcAGTTGACGGATTTTCCCTAGGGTTTGGGGCATTTCTGTCAACCAACGATTTTTCTTGTATCGTGACGTATTACAAACATGTCGGTACTTACGTCAAGTGAACATAAATACCACTATACCCTTAATCGAAACTAAACCTTAGTGAACACAAtttaaggttaaatttagattttattcccaAATATATTCTTGGGGCAAATCcgtcctatttttaaattaaacctttaaaaaaagtttaaaaataaaatctactttttaattttaaataatacagcaCAGATATCttagattgatgtacgaaagctACCACGAATTTATATGAGAAATTTGACAATTCAGTAAAAATCTCGCATCACTGCATGAGTATGATATGagttataggtacttacctaagtgAGTCAAATCAAAAAAGGTTGGCAATATATGAAATAGGGAAATTCCGGCACATGACGATTTTTCCCGTTTCGTAATTGACGGATTTGTCCGCTCGATAGTTTTGTAAACACAAATTTTAACCACCCATGGTTTCTCACCAAgagattataatgtaaaatggataaaaagaccgataaacatgcatatcgaacaataataaacatactaagggctgatttagactgcgcgcgaactcgcatgcatttaagttacattgcggactgttggttacgtccaattcaaccgaccgatcaaaaaccgcagtgtaatgaaactcgcatgcgcatgagttctcgcatcgtctaaaattctaaataagcCATTATTAAGGCCTAACTTACATCGTCTCATCCCAACTTCACAAAACAGAGCAGCACACTTAGCTCGATATCAAGTTCGGAGCGCACCTGAACTTTAATagcgttattttttttcatttactggCGACTGAGCGCTGTTTCTGACTACTGTTGTGATCTGTTTTTGACTACTGGTATTAAATATGCTCTCTGCTTTAGCGATCGAGTCAGCAAGTGTATACTGTTGTTAGAATAGTCGCAAATGTTGTTGGACGGATTTACTCCTCTGACGGATttggccacattgaccttaatagttttgtttttcacatttttccttcaaatataaatttatttttcagtgtgaaaaagaaatgttttgtaatgttcaattcgagcgctttcaaatgatatcctactcgacctagtaactatagacttgtaaattttgccccctctttatattgggcattttccataattattaaaaattcataaacaaataatcATTCCAAATTTTAAATCGATAGCTTCCGTAGTTCTCGAtatatttagcgatgtgacatacggacggacagacggacagagtcgcaccatgagggttccttttgtacttttttggtacggaaccctaaaaaggacatcAACGGGACGAGAAGTCatataccgacaaacagacataatttgcgggttttatttcattaatcaccatatacttaaaagtaggtattaggtacacaaTTACAAGCACAATGAAGAGCAGAATTTTTTCATATGAAGAATTCTATGACATGGCGCCTGGCCATTTGTAAGacgtaattttcatagttaattgaacttaacagattaatcgtgaaaaggtaacaaattaaacgtaaaaggtactaaatcctggcgtaataacaatagttgtagcgtagcgttttttcttaaaaacgaaatcgatacggTGGAAAATTACAGCGCCTGcaaaattgtaatagcaatgtaaagtgtaaaatgagtaaaactcggaaaccacaaataaaatggctcaatttataattgaatatgaaagtactaaaaaggtactaaaatttggcttttatagaatttatcaataatcgcgggatcattgcgtaataaaatacacccgccattctgactgtcagaatggcgggtgtaatgttttttggtaataacttttaataccgtgaggtactaatttttttaaaggaggtaccaaatagtacaaattaggtactaaaatatggtatgctttttgtttatttttatttaggtacacccgCGATCCTGACTCTCACCGCCCTGGTAGCAGAGAAGCCATtattacgaataaaaaaaaaaccagaccgtgatgacggtaatgacattcaatttgacacagaatatcggtagtttagtattctaattttagggtgaccatgcatgtcgtaaaaaaaataataactttttttttcaacacgactagaaaattaacgttaacctcactaatactgatacgaaataCTGatagtgttagtcctgctcacgtctcctgaatcaccctgtatataggtATGTTATGGACCAATTGATTAATGAGGGCATTAGGTATAATGCCCGGGTATTATGAATAATGAGAAGCTATATCAGGACAAGTGGTTAATTAATAGGGATATTAgacaaagctctgcgtaggtggcacctttgtggcacatacagtaaactatcatacagtaaacaaaccacattgacacatcacacgtcacgtcaatcacatggcctaccgcgaaacaagaaaatcaaaatttcgttaggtatctaatctctctatcactcttgcagaTTCGAgcaataaagaggcagataactaaatttctattttcgcgtttaccggtaggcccttgttaacaaaccgccttgatgcatcatgcaatgtcatattttattgtctgtgaaaacttgtcaaaaaacagtttaaggaacagtatgtataagttagtctatgaatttactgagtcggtagtgctgcactctggcggcagaacattgcagtaatatcccctatttttttcataatgccCGAATATGTGATGTAATGTAAATACTCTTAAATAATTCAAATACTCTTTGCCCCTGAACCACAGCAGAGCTCAGAACAACTATAAAACTTCACAACTGTCACAAGTTGTCATTTAGGTACACGTCCAGTCTTCTATCGTAAATTTACCGTAAATGTTCGATGTAATCTATTATGTGTATCTAAATGGTCGATCTGGATCGATCCGTTTCATGCATCAATCCATCTAAAGTGTAATATAAGCCATGCCGAGGGCGTTGGTGCTGGTTGTGTTGTGTGCGTTGTGTGAAGTGCACGCGCGATATGCATTCTTCCGCTCGTTAGGACGCGACGCCTCTGCACGGCGCATCTTTGGCGGCATGGAGGTATTACCTATCATATTACTATTATTAGAGGCATATTACATTTTTGGTTCGTTGGGAAGACCATTATAGGGCAGTAACTCTCGTATTTGTAGGTATACGTACTTTGCTCAGACACAGTCAGAAACGAAGAGCTATACGCTCATTCCGACCTTTTGTAACTGGAGTATGTCTACAAACACAAGAGCAACGAAAGATCTTGTAGACGTTCTTACTTGATACAgatgtaaaattaaatataccttgtttttttagcattcagaaatggtaaacaatcttgacatgtcttctTATTGAAATACGCTCTAAAAAATTGTAACTGTTACTTActtcactacatctgtattagACGGTCTTCCCCGCAATGACCTTAAGGGCCGacacagacggactgcaacccgactgcaacatgtattatttttatttaggtacatattaaaatttgcCAACATGtgttaaacataattgaaaCTTATTAAAAACGtgacaataaaaacaaattgcTCGAGTATTCACCCCATAACAGACAAACCCAACATGCATACGAAAGTCATTGATTGcattgtatgggaactgcacgccgacgttgcagttcccatacaaattgcagtcgggttgcagtccgtctgtatcggccctaactCAGCAACATAACTGTAGGCTGCCATAAGGTCAGGAAAGCTAGCGCTATGGATAATGGTCGCGCTGCGCATTTGCGCCAACGTTGTGTCGAGCTGCAGCTCATAGTGTTGACTAAACGCCGACGCTCGAGAGTCGCTAGTATGGTGGGGTCTCTCTGTGTGATGATTACTCGTATAACGTTGTATTGTgcagccccccccccccccctctctcCGCCGGGCCCAGGCCGCTCACTGTACCCCTGTAACGTTGTGTGTATTGTATACAGGCCCCCCCGGGCGCTCACTGTACCCCTGTAAcgttgtgtgtgttgtgtgcaGGCCCCGGCGGGCGCGTACCCGGGCGCCTGCGCGCTGCTGGACTCGTCGCTGGCGCCGCGCTGCTCCTGCGCCGTGCTGGCGGCGCGCTGGGCACTCACGGCGGCGCACTGCGCGAAGCCTGAGGTCGCCTACGTGCAGTTTAATGGACGGGATCGCTCCGACTCCAATCTGGCGGCTGTAAAGCTCATCTACGCACATCCCGGGTAAGTCGACATCATCCTTTTTTTAAAGCTTTTACTTATTTGACTCAAATGCATACCTACATTGTAAGTGTACAATAATCTAACATACTAATAGGGCAAATTAAGGCCCCGTAGGTTCGTGTACTTCTGttactctcactgagcgtaagcgtgagaGAGACGGATGTGCGTGCTTGGGATCGCGGATATCATGTTcttgaattttaatttattgttatttttaaaaaagaaaaagaaatcgCTGAGGTCCCTCAAAACTAAATTTGCGCTTTTTTAGAaacaattttcatatttttagactatatgcatttttttttttaatttgaggTCTAAATCGCGACCTATGTTCGTCGAGCGAAAGTCAACAAATCAGGATTCGAATCACTGAATTTTCTGGAGAAAATCCTCAAgttttctaattatttttttggcaaacgcattgttaattaaaaaaaacgtaataatttttcaaaaactccgcTCTCTGAACCTACGGCACCCGGCACCTTAagtaaaagtttgtaaaaagaaaaatttgaaaatatgaaatatgtaattACATAATTCAAATGAAACTAGCCAGAACTTATGACGGAATCCTGAAGACATCAAGGGAACTGCTAACTACAAGCacacctggccccaatttcacatcggtgacaggtgcgacgaattgtaaaatcactgttgctgacgtcacaggcatccatgggctacgattaccacttaccatcgggcgggccgtactcctgtttgccaccatcattgtattatttaaaaaaactttattatatcggataaaaacagatatttctcctgcgaagtttctgacaattgtcaaagatttagaagaattgtaggtaattcttgacaggtaatgagttatatgtcggaatttcgtgacaattgtagtgtttcttgtgacaattgtcataaacttagcaagagaaatatctgtttttttccgatatcataaagttttttttaataatacaatgatggtggcaaacaggaatacggcccgcccgatggtaagcggtaaccgtagcccatggatgcctgtgacgtcagcaacagtgattttacaattcgtcgcacctgtcacgttggtgaaacaggggcctgcTGTGATTTGGTATTTAAGTTGGTATTGTGAAACAGGTTCTTTAAGATTATTGacttatagtaggtacctatctaccgCAGAGCATCACGtggtgaagtggaactgctcATGGAAACCATAAAGTAATAGCGGACTGTCTTTGTTGTGAATTAGGTTCCTTTTATGGTAAAGGTTATTTTGACTGGACTTTTATCTGTTTAGGTTCGAGGCCGTGGTGAGAGACATGGGCGAGGGCCCGGACGTGGTGACGCTGGAGCACGACCTGGGCCTGGTGCGCACGCGCGGCGACATGTTGCTCTCCTCATACTCGTACTTCCCCGTCCCCCGCGCCCCGCGCGCCAATGGAGACATCGTGGGCGGCATGATGGTGTACCAAGTCGAGGATCTGCTAGATAAGGATATTGATGTGAGATGTGTGTTTAAGTAGGTGTAAGTGGTTGGTGCAATGAACCTTTATCAGACACACGGTTATTGTAGCAGGTTCAGCGGAAGAATTTGCCCGCAATAATTACTCCAATTACCCACGCCACTCCAATTACTCCCGGTTACAGGGAACGTATGATTTAGTGCCCGTCGCAGCCGAAACCGCCGGACCGTTATGCAGCGAGGCATGCCAATTGTTCAGATAACTGGAATCTGAGGCCAACATTGATGTaaacggccgccatcttgaatttctgCATTTCTGCTCTGATCgagatgaaaatcgatatctgaggatccAAGAGGCCCTTTATTATGAATCTGGGGCCACCATTGGAATAAATGGCAT
Above is a window of Cydia splendana chromosome Z, ilCydSple1.2, whole genome shotgun sequence DNA encoding:
- the LOC134804522 gene encoding chymotrypsin-1-like, translating into MPRALVLVVLCALCEVHARYAFFRSLGRDASARRIFGGMEAPAGAYPGACALLDSSLAPRCSCAVLAARWALTAAHCAKPEVAYVQFNGRDRSDSNLAAVKLIYAHPGFEAVVRDMGEGPDVVTLEHDLGLVRTRGDMLLSSYSYFPVPRAPRANGDIVGGMMVYQVEDLLDKDIDILGYGMTEAKPAGERLREVRLKLAMCGREGWRHCACAVGAVSGVCSGDSGGPVLYNGTQIGVMSMGPVECGAPSPLGGKASAAAVSVFTMLRPYAELINSTIYDVDTALRMREVARSAAMRRRAVEVVYAASLLLCRSL